A genomic region of Parachlamydia acanthamoebae contains the following coding sequences:
- a CDS encoding efflux RND transporter periplasmic adaptor subunit, with amino-acid sequence MRRHFLFLVLLSFCLFSCDSKVEKAPVNPVDVTDYVVETKTLPVVYDYIGFAQSSHPVEIRARVEGYLDKIAYQEGQLVHEGDLLFQLDPKQYQARVEQSKGDVAKQEALLENAKLTVQRLEPLYKQEAASKKDLDNAIANKLSVEAALQTAKASLLDNEINLGYTTITSPITGYADRSNYREGALVTPGVNNLLTTVSVLDPIWVYFSVSDYDILRIRQMQSKQTITVPQFEMMTLPKNNDYQVEGILSDGSVYPQVGRLDFGSPTYDQSTGTLLVRAVFPNPLGEIRPGEFMRIKLHGIERPNAIFVPRRALLQKKEGMFVYLIDKHGNAAAQDVSVGDWYGDYQIITNGLEVGDKVIVDGTNKVFPGVPVHVKGAWTPSKSSSTTPSAKE; translated from the coding sequence ATGCGACGCCATTTTTTATTCCTTGTTCTGCTTTCTTTTTGCCTTTTTTCCTGCGATTCTAAGGTCGAAAAGGCTCCTGTCAATCCGGTTGATGTGACAGATTATGTTGTGGAAACTAAAACATTGCCAGTTGTGTATGACTATATTGGCTTCGCACAAAGCTCACACCCCGTAGAAATCAGAGCGCGTGTAGAAGGCTATTTGGATAAAATTGCTTATCAAGAAGGTCAGCTCGTACATGAAGGAGATCTTCTTTTTCAACTTGATCCTAAGCAATATCAAGCGCGTGTAGAGCAATCAAAAGGGGATGTGGCGAAGCAAGAGGCTCTATTAGAAAATGCCAAGTTAACTGTGCAACGCTTAGAACCTTTATATAAGCAAGAAGCTGCGAGCAAAAAAGACTTAGATAATGCCATTGCCAATAAACTTTCGGTCGAAGCTGCCTTACAAACGGCTAAAGCATCACTTTTAGATAATGAGATTAACTTAGGTTACACCACCATCACGTCTCCCATTACTGGTTATGCGGATCGATCCAACTATCGAGAAGGTGCTTTAGTGACTCCTGGTGTCAATAATCTTTTGACAACAGTGTCTGTCTTAGATCCTATTTGGGTGTATTTTAGTGTGTCTGATTACGATATCCTACGCATTAGACAAATGCAGAGTAAGCAGACCATTACTGTTCCTCAGTTCGAAATGATGACTCTTCCTAAAAATAATGATTACCAAGTAGAAGGCATTCTCAGTGATGGATCTGTGTATCCACAAGTTGGGAGACTTGATTTTGGTTCCCCAACTTACGATCAAAGTACTGGAACCCTTCTTGTCAGAGCTGTATTCCCTAATCCGTTGGGAGAAATTCGTCCAGGCGAATTTATGCGCATTAAACTACATGGCATTGAACGTCCAAATGCGATTTTTGTCCCAAGGCGAGCCTTGTTGCAGAAAAAAGAAGGGATGTTTGTTTATCTGATTGATAAGCACGGGAATGCAGCTGCTCAAGACGTATCTGTAGGAGATTGGTATGGAGATTACCAAATCATTACTAATGGTTTAGAGGTAGGGGATAAAGTAATCGTGGATGGAACAAATAAAGTATTTCCCGGAGTGCCTGTGCATGTGAAAGGGGCTTGGACTCCTTCTAAATCTTCTTCAACGACTCCCTCTGCTAAGGAATAA